The following are encoded together in the Acidobacteriota bacterium genome:
- a CDS encoding polysaccharide biosynthesis tyrosine autokinase codes for MNQKPRIPRVGPPPAGGAPASRRPGGRRSARDLAPNPRLLPLIDPRSPVTERYRRMMTHIDHLGVRDDHPYRVIVMTSSREAEGKTLTSMNLALVMAEDRDRKVVLMDVDLHRPRVHHFLLSKPRIGWMDVFEDRADLDAAVVDLTQTRLKLLPAGRPPEKPAEVLKSERFRRLLRQLRDRFDAIILDAPPLMRFVDANILNSYADGLIFVIRAGLTSRQIVKKALSQVTTGRVIGVVLNDVRYTVLDRYYYRYDEYGGYYYDRDRG; via the coding sequence ATGAACCAGAAGCCCCGCATTCCGCGCGTGGGCCCGCCGCCGGCGGGCGGTGCGCCGGCGAGCCGTCGCCCCGGGGGAAGGCGGTCGGCGCGCGATCTCGCGCCCAATCCGCGCCTGCTCCCGCTGATCGATCCGCGGTCTCCGGTGACGGAGCGCTACCGCCGCATGATGACGCACATCGACCACCTCGGAGTCCGCGACGACCATCCCTACCGAGTGATCGTCATGACCTCGAGCCGCGAGGCGGAAGGCAAGACGCTCACGTCGATGAATCTCGCTCTGGTGATGGCCGAGGACCGGGATCGCAAGGTGGTCCTGATGGACGTGGACCTGCACCGGCCGCGGGTCCACCACTTCCTCCTCAGCAAGCCGCGCATCGGCTGGATGGATGTCTTCGAGGACCGCGCCGATCTCGACGCGGCCGTGGTCGATCTCACGCAAACGCGGCTGAAGTTGCTGCCGGCGGGCCGGCCGCCGGAGAAGCCGGCGGAGGTGCTCAAGTCCGAGAGGTTCCGGCGCCTTCTGCGGCAGCTGCGGGATCGGTTCGACGCGATCATCCTCGACGCTCCACCCCTGATGCGCTTCGTCGATGCCAACATCCTGAACTCCTACGCCGACGGGTTGATCTTCGTGATCCGCGCCGGTCTTACCTCGCGTCAGATCGTGAAGAAGGCGCTGTCGCAGGTGACGACGGGGCGGGTGATCGGCGTCGTTCTCAACGACGTCCGGTACACCGTTCTGGATCGCTACTACTACCGCTACGACGAGTACGGCGGCTACTACTACGACCGTGATCGGGGTTGA
- the yvcK gene encoding uridine diphosphate-N-acetylglucosamine-binding protein YvcK, translated as MRRVAAGGPRLRVVAIGGGTGLPVVLRGFKQLLFPDGADDPSRLVAIVTVTDDGGSSGRLRDELGMLPPGDIRNCMVALSHNEPLMSRLFQARYRSNGSLDGHSVGNLILAALAQEEPDGFLAAVRLAGEVLNIQGRVLPATLAPTRLVATLEDGREIAGETAIKRGDGAIRSLRLDPPAPPAAPGAADAVLDADIVVLGPGSLYSSILPNLLIPEIAEALRRTRACRVLVVNAMTERGETTRFGASEHVQAITSHVGAPVIDAALVASDPIPEDTLERYRAEGAERVDPNDPGLDMLVPVVDRRLLLAGGRKVRHAPARTATAVVAAYGRWTAAGRPRGAGVRAERPRR; from the coding sequence ATGAGGCGCGTCGCGGCCGGCGGCCCGCGACTGCGGGTGGTCGCGATCGGGGGTGGGACCGGTCTGCCGGTGGTCCTCCGGGGCTTCAAGCAGCTTTTGTTCCCGGATGGCGCCGACGATCCTTCTCGCCTGGTCGCGATCGTCACCGTGACCGATGACGGCGGCAGCTCGGGCCGGTTGCGCGACGAGCTCGGGATGCTTCCGCCGGGGGACATCCGGAACTGCATGGTGGCCCTGTCGCACAACGAGCCGCTGATGTCGCGCCTGTTCCAGGCCCGCTACCGCTCGAACGGAAGCCTCGACGGCCACTCGGTCGGGAACCTCATTCTGGCGGCACTGGCCCAGGAGGAGCCCGACGGCTTTCTCGCCGCGGTGCGGCTGGCCGGGGAGGTGCTGAACATCCAGGGGCGCGTGCTTCCGGCCACGCTCGCGCCGACCCGCCTGGTGGCGACCCTCGAGGACGGCCGCGAAATCGCCGGAGAGACGGCGATCAAGCGGGGCGACGGCGCGATCCGCTCGCTCCGGCTCGATCCGCCGGCGCCGCCGGCCGCCCCGGGGGCCGCCGACGCGGTGCTGGACGCCGACATCGTCGTGCTCGGACCGGGGAGCCTCTACTCGAGCATCCTCCCGAACCTGCTCATCCCGGAGATCGCGGAGGCGCTGAGGCGGACGCGGGCCTGCCGGGTGCTCGTGGTCAACGCCATGACGGAGCGGGGGGAGACCACCCGGTTCGGCGCCTCGGAGCACGTGCAGGCGATCACCTCCCACGTCGGCGCGCCGGTGATCGATGCCGCGCTCGTGGCTTCCGATCCGATTCCCGAGGACACGCTGGAGCGCTACCGGGCGGAAGGCGCGGAGCGCGTCGACCCGAACGATCCGGGCCTCGACATGCTGGTGCCGGTGGTGGACCGGCGGCTCCTGCTGGCCGGAGGACGCAAGGTGAGGCACGCGCCGGCGCGCACGGCCACGGCCGTCGTGGCGGCGTACGGGCGCTGGACCGCCGCGGGCCGCCCGCGCGGTGCCGGGGTGCGGGCGGAGAGGCCGCGCCGATGA
- a CDS encoding polysaccharide biosynthesis protein gives MNRRLQNSWLVLAKVGLDLALIAVSLVAAYLFRFGPALPPEQARVLLRVLPLSAVIKLLLFWAFGNYATLWRYSSVNDLLRLIRSSVASLLMLATVLYFLQLRVPASVLVLDGMLTLTLCGAARLAPRVARERMQATLLATLPEFLVDAIAPRRRGAERRILVVGAGDAGESLVREMSRNERLGYLPVGFVDDDPAKKGLRIHGVKVRGNREDIPRLVAQHDVDEILIAIPSATAEQIRPIVDICRWTGVKLKILPDLASLVHGTPRLADVRDLRIEDLLGRPRIELDTDGVSAYLKGRRVLVTGAGGSIGSELCRQVLRYGPSELYLLGRGENSIFAIYHELAPKRGATKLYEIIGDVINKRKLQGVFERFHPEIVFHAGADKHVPLMELNPDEAVLNNILGTKNVIEICDEHGVERLVCISTDKAVNPTSIMGCCKRVAELYVLAAAGRKTRVTAVRFGNVLGSRGSVIPLFQEQIERGGPVTVTHKEVRRYFMTIPEAVALVIQAGAMAEGGDIYVLDMGDPIKIDDLARRVIRLHGLEPDKDIPMTYIGLRPGEKLNEELIGPGEVKERTSHPKIFRVRGEPVPVEEIDRHVEQLIKEAVAMDDLAIRRTLKRLVPEYQPYLPPDVQSWVAKRSS, from the coding sequence ATGAACAGGCGCCTGCAGAACTCCTGGCTGGTCCTGGCGAAGGTCGGCCTCGACCTGGCGCTGATCGCGGTGTCGCTCGTCGCCGCGTACCTCTTCCGGTTCGGCCCGGCGCTCCCGCCCGAGCAGGCCCGCGTCCTGCTGCGGGTGCTGCCGCTCTCGGCGGTGATCAAGCTGCTGCTCTTCTGGGCCTTCGGGAACTACGCGACACTGTGGCGCTACAGCTCGGTGAACGACCTGCTGCGGCTCATCCGCTCGTCGGTCGCATCGCTGCTGATGCTCGCCACCGTGCTCTACTTCCTCCAGCTGCGGGTTCCGGCCTCCGTGCTGGTGCTGGACGGGATGCTGACGCTGACGCTCTGCGGCGCGGCTCGACTCGCCCCCCGGGTCGCGCGCGAGCGGATGCAGGCGACCCTGCTGGCCACGCTCCCGGAGTTCCTCGTCGATGCCATCGCGCCCAGGCGGCGGGGCGCGGAGCGGCGGATCCTCGTGGTCGGCGCGGGCGACGCCGGGGAGAGTCTCGTTCGGGAGATGTCCCGCAACGAGCGCCTCGGGTACCTGCCGGTCGGCTTCGTCGACGACGACCCGGCGAAGAAAGGCCTCCGGATCCACGGGGTGAAGGTCCGCGGCAACCGTGAAGACATTCCACGCCTCGTTGCCCAGCACGACGTCGACGAGATCCTGATCGCCATTCCCTCGGCCACTGCGGAGCAGATCCGGCCGATCGTCGACATCTGCCGCTGGACCGGCGTCAAGCTGAAGATCCTCCCGGATCTGGCCAGTCTCGTGCACGGGACGCCGCGGCTGGCGGACGTGCGCGACCTGCGCATCGAGGACCTGCTGGGACGCCCCCGCATCGAGCTCGACACGGACGGCGTGTCCGCCTACCTCAAGGGGCGGCGGGTGCTGGTGACGGGCGCCGGCGGTTCGATCGGATCGGAGCTCTGTCGCCAGGTTCTCCGGTACGGGCCCTCGGAACTGTACCTGCTCGGGCGCGGCGAGAACAGCATTTTCGCGATCTACCACGAGCTCGCACCCAAGCGGGGGGCGACCAAGCTCTACGAGATCATCGGGGACGTGATCAACAAGCGGAAGCTTCAGGGCGTCTTCGAGCGGTTCCATCCGGAGATCGTGTTCCACGCCGGCGCCGACAAGCACGTGCCGTTGATGGAGCTGAATCCGGACGAGGCGGTGCTCAACAACATCCTCGGCACGAAGAACGTCATCGAGATCTGCGACGAGCACGGTGTCGAGCGCCTCGTCTGCATTTCCACGGACAAGGCGGTGAACCCGACCAGCATCATGGGCTGCTGCAAGCGCGTCGCGGAGCTCTACGTCCTGGCCGCCGCCGGGCGCAAGACGCGCGTCACCGCGGTCCGGTTCGGCAATGTCCTCGGCAGCCGCGGCTCCGTGATACCGCTGTTCCAGGAGCAGATCGAGCGCGGCGGCCCCGTCACCGTGACCCACAAGGAGGTGCGCCGCTACTTCATGACCATCCCCGAGGCGGTCGCGCTCGTGATCCAGGCCGGAGCGATGGCGGAGGGTGGGGACATCTACGTGCTGGACATGGGGGATCCGATCAAGATCGACGATCTGGCCCGCCGCGTGATCCGACTCCATGGTCTGGAACCGGACAAGGACATTCCGATGACCTACATCGGACTGCGGCCGGGCGAAAAGCTGAACGAGGAGCTGATCGGTCCGGGGGAGGTCAAGGAGCGGACCAGCCACCCGAAGATCTTCAGGGTTCGGGGGGAGCCGGTGCCGGTGGAAGAAATCGACCGGCACGTGGAACAGCTCATCAAAGAAGCGGTGGCGATGGACGACCTCGCCATCCGCCGGACGCTCAAGCGTCTCGTCCCCGAGTACCAGCCGTACCTGCCCCCGGACGTTCAGAGCTGGGTGGCGAAGCGCTCGTCGTGA
- a CDS encoding DNA-binding protein yields the protein MASEMIDRDEEILTSREAQEFLKIGRTKLWELTKSKQLPAYRVGSGRTSSLRYKKSELLAWLERNRVQA from the coding sequence ATGGCCTCCGAGATGATCGACCGCGACGAAGAGATCCTCACCAGCCGGGAGGCTCAGGAGTTTCTCAAGATCGGGCGCACCAAGCTGTGGGAGCTGACCAAGAGCAAGCAGCTCCCCGCTTACCGGGTGGGCTCCGGCCGCACCTCGTCGCTGCGCTACAAGAAGTCCGAACTCTTGGCCTGGCTCGAGAGGAATCGGGTCCAGGCGTGA
- a CDS encoding PqqD family protein, translating into MPGDSPSPPENTGKDRAGHGLPRKLPHSAGFRRAPPPWTGRGRPALPGVRIPTPPPRRCSIPRHSADRVTARSKHAAGAAGRADSRLTARSLRRTSNRGAGLGTSIGSRAEGRSGRLRPTPGLPERVRRAYTGDRSREGSSGGRVKGCPQTRVDVRTVEIGSELFVYDDRKRLQHHLNSTARRIWELCDGTHSVDEIVAEIRRLFPGEPEERVRADVERTLELMRERELLVWVTAEVPREDR; encoded by the coding sequence TTGCCGGGCGATTCCCCCTCCCCCCCGGAGAATACTGGCAAAGACCGTGCCGGGCACGGTCTCCCGCGGAAACTTCCGCACAGCGCCGGGTTCCGAAGAGCCCCCCCGCCATGGACCGGTCGGGGACGGCCCGCGTTACCCGGTGTCCGAATCCCGACACCGCCCCCCCGGAGGTGCTCGATCCCGCGACACTCGGCCGATCGCGTCACGGCCCGTTCGAAACACGCCGCGGGAGCGGCCGGGCGGGCCGATTCGCGCTTGACGGCGCGTTCGCTCCGGCGTACCTCCAACCGCGGAGCCGGTTTGGGGACCTCGATCGGTTCCCGGGCCGAGGGCAGGTCCGGAAGACTCCGGCCGACCCCGGGTCTCCCCGAGCGGGTGCGGCGCGCATATACTGGTGACCGTTCCCGCGAGGGGAGTTCAGGAGGCCGGGTGAAGGGCTGCCCCCAGACCCGCGTCGACGTTCGGACGGTGGAGATCGGTTCCGAGTTGTTCGTCTACGACGACCGGAAGCGGCTCCAGCACCACCTGAACTCGACGGCCCGGCGCATCTGGGAGTTGTGCGACGGAACTCACTCGGTCGACGAGATCGTGGCCGAGATCCGCCGCCTCTTCCCGGGTGAGCCGGAGGAGCGGGTGCGAGCCGACGTCGAGCGGACGCTCGAGCTGATGCGGGAACGGGAGCTGCTCGTCTGGGTCACCGCCGAGGTCCCGCGGGAGGATCGCTGA